A genomic stretch from Onychostoma macrolepis isolate SWU-2019 chromosome 02, ASM1243209v1, whole genome shotgun sequence includes:
- the dipk1aa gene encoding divergent protein kinase domain 1A isoform X2, translated as MARGLFSRAWLSKTYHFQCEKYSKGIIDGSACSSLCEESSLYFGRCLSTKPNNQVYTGSWGDHDGVIKCQLSDILHYELGEELEPKKEVALFDKPTRGTSVEKFKEMVASHLKAKVGEQANLSSLVSLILSVADSNKDGHISLPEAKSAWALLQLNEVLLAVVLQDREHTPRLLGFCGDLYVVERVPHTPLYGLSLPWPMELWIPTGMRRNMDQWFTPSWPRKAKIFIGLLELIEDIFHGTFGSFLMCDMRASTFGYTDRHDLRLVDGRRVVAEEAFKQAMILQRCEDDEDCVYGVDCRTSCDRAEHRCMAEVAQPNLARACGALKDYLLRGAPVHLQEELEKQLYACMALKGSAEQMEMEHSLILNNLKTLLWKQISHTNDS; from the exons ATGGCGAGGGGTCTGTTTTCACGGGCCTGGCTGTCAAAGACTTACCACTTTCAG TGTGAAAAATACAGCAAAGGCATTATTGATGGCTCTGCCTGTAGCAGCCTGTGTGAAGAAAGCTCACTGTACTTTGGAAGGTGCCTCTCCACCAAGCCAAACAATCAG GTCTATACAGGCAGCTGGGGTGATCATGATGGTGTCATCAAGTGTCAACTGAGTGACATCCTGCACTACGAGCTGGGAGAGGAGCTGGAGCCAAAGAAAGAGGTCGCACTCTTTGACAAACCCACTCGAGGAACATCTGTAGAGAAGTTCAAAGAGATGGTTGCCAGTCATTTGAAG GCAAAAGTTGGAGAGCAAGCCAACCTATCCAGTTTGGTAAGCCTGATTCTTTCAGTGGCGGACAGCAATAAAGACGGCCACATCTCTCTCCCAGAAGCCAAGTCCGCATGGGCTTTGCTGCAACTCAACGAGGTTCTGCTAGCAGTGGTGCTCCAGGACCGAGAGCACACACCTAGATTGTTGGGCTTCTGCGGGGACCTGTACGTAGTGGAGCGGGTGCCTCACACTCCTCTGTACGGGCTCAGCCTGCCGTGGCCCATGGAACTTTGGATTCCTACTGGCATGCGGCGAAACATGGACCAGTGGTTCACACCTTCCTGGCCCCGCAAGGCTAAAATTTTTATCGGCTTGCTGGAGCTTATAGAAGACATCTTCCACGGTACCTTTGGGAGCTTCTTAATGTGCGACATGAGAGCCAGTACTTTTGGTTACACAGATCGCCATGACCTCAGGCTGGTGGACGGGCGGCGCGTAGTAGCTGAGGAGGCCTTTAAACAGGCCATGATCCTTCAGCGCTGTGAGGATGACGAGGACTGCGTCTACGGTGTGGACTGTAGGACTTCGTGTGACCGTGCAGAACACCGCTGCATGGCCGAGGTGGCTCAACCCAACCTGGCCAGGGCTTGTGGAGCACTGAAGGATTACCTCCTACGAGGAGCTCCGGTCCATCTACAGGAAGAGCTGGAGAAGCAGCTGTACGCCTGCATGGCTCTCAAAGGTTCAGCTGAGCAGATGGAAATGGAGCACTCGCTCATTCTCAACAACCTCAAGACACTGCTATGGAAACAGATCTCACACACCAATGACTCCTGA
- the dipk1aa gene encoding divergent protein kinase domain 1A isoform X1: protein MARGLFSRAWLSKTYHFQARLSYVRVKYLFLTWLAVFVGSWVVYVQYSTYTELCRGRECKSIICEKYSKGIIDGSACSSLCEESSLYFGRCLSTKPNNQVYTGSWGDHDGVIKCQLSDILHYELGEELEPKKEVALFDKPTRGTSVEKFKEMVASHLKAKVGEQANLSSLVSLILSVADSNKDGHISLPEAKSAWALLQLNEVLLAVVLQDREHTPRLLGFCGDLYVVERVPHTPLYGLSLPWPMELWIPTGMRRNMDQWFTPSWPRKAKIFIGLLELIEDIFHGTFGSFLMCDMRASTFGYTDRHDLRLVDGRRVVAEEAFKQAMILQRCEDDEDCVYGVDCRTSCDRAEHRCMAEVAQPNLARACGALKDYLLRGAPVHLQEELEKQLYACMALKGSAEQMEMEHSLILNNLKTLLWKQISHTNDS, encoded by the exons ATGGCGAGGGGTCTGTTTTCACGGGCCTGGCTGTCAAAGACTTACCACTTTCAG GCTCGCCTGTCCTATGTTCGAGTAAAGTATCTCTTTCTCACATGGCTTGCTGTGTTTGTGGGCAGTTGGGTTGTGTATGTGCAGTACTCAACTTACACTGAGCTGTGCAGAGGACGAGAATGCAAGAGCATCATT TGTGAAAAATACAGCAAAGGCATTATTGATGGCTCTGCCTGTAGCAGCCTGTGTGAAGAAAGCTCACTGTACTTTGGAAGGTGCCTCTCCACCAAGCCAAACAATCAG GTCTATACAGGCAGCTGGGGTGATCATGATGGTGTCATCAAGTGTCAACTGAGTGACATCCTGCACTACGAGCTGGGAGAGGAGCTGGAGCCAAAGAAAGAGGTCGCACTCTTTGACAAACCCACTCGAGGAACATCTGTAGAGAAGTTCAAAGAGATGGTTGCCAGTCATTTGAAG GCAAAAGTTGGAGAGCAAGCCAACCTATCCAGTTTGGTAAGCCTGATTCTTTCAGTGGCGGACAGCAATAAAGACGGCCACATCTCTCTCCCAGAAGCCAAGTCCGCATGGGCTTTGCTGCAACTCAACGAGGTTCTGCTAGCAGTGGTGCTCCAGGACCGAGAGCACACACCTAGATTGTTGGGCTTCTGCGGGGACCTGTACGTAGTGGAGCGGGTGCCTCACACTCCTCTGTACGGGCTCAGCCTGCCGTGGCCCATGGAACTTTGGATTCCTACTGGCATGCGGCGAAACATGGACCAGTGGTTCACACCTTCCTGGCCCCGCAAGGCTAAAATTTTTATCGGCTTGCTGGAGCTTATAGAAGACATCTTCCACGGTACCTTTGGGAGCTTCTTAATGTGCGACATGAGAGCCAGTACTTTTGGTTACACAGATCGCCATGACCTCAGGCTGGTGGACGGGCGGCGCGTAGTAGCTGAGGAGGCCTTTAAACAGGCCATGATCCTTCAGCGCTGTGAGGATGACGAGGACTGCGTCTACGGTGTGGACTGTAGGACTTCGTGTGACCGTGCAGAACACCGCTGCATGGCCGAGGTGGCTCAACCCAACCTGGCCAGGGCTTGTGGAGCACTGAAGGATTACCTCCTACGAGGAGCTCCGGTCCATCTACAGGAAGAGCTGGAGAAGCAGCTGTACGCCTGCATGGCTCTCAAAGGTTCAGCTGAGCAGATGGAAATGGAGCACTCGCTCATTCTCAACAACCTCAAGACACTGCTATGGAAACAGATCTCACACACCAATGACTCCTGA